The Bdellovibrio sp. NC01 genome includes the window GCTCTTTGGCGAACGTACCTTGGTTGCATGAACTTCCAGATCCTGTAACTAAAGTGACTTGGGACAACTACGCTTCAATCTCTATCGCTACGGCAGAGAAGCATAAGTTGAAACAAGGCAACGTTATCGAAATCAAAGTAGGCGACAAGAAGATCTCTCTTCCAGTTTACATCCAACCAGGTCTTCATGACGAAGTTGTGGCTGTAGCTGTTGGTTACGGTCGTTCTAAAGTTGGTAAAGTAGGTAATGGTGTAGGTCAAAACGCGTTTGCGATGATGACTGTCTCTAAAGATGGAAAAGTGACTGCTTCTGGTCAGCCAGTAACATTCACTAAAACATCTGAGCACATTCCTCTAGCAACAACATCTGGTCACTTCTCTATGGAAGGTCGTCAGATCGTTGCTGAAGCGACTTTGAAAGACTACAACAAAAAAGGTGCTTCTGCGGGTATCAAACGTCACGAGACTTGGTCCATCTGGTCAGGTCACCAATACTCTGGTCACAAATGGGGTATGGCTGTTGATCTTCACACTTGCACAGGTTGCTCGTCTTGCGTAGTTGCCTGCCAATCTGAAAATAACATTCCAGTTATCGGTAAGAAGTATGTTCTTGAAGGTCGTATCATGCACTGGTTGCGTATCGACCGTTACTACACTGGCGATATCGCGAATGCTGAAGCAGTCTTCCAACCGGTTATGTGTCAACACTGTGACAACGCTCCTTGTGAAACTGTTTGTCCGGTTCTAGCTACGACTCACTCTGATGAGGGCTTGAATGACATGGTTTACAACCGTTGCGTTGGTACTCGTTACTGCGCGAATAACTGCCCGTACAAAGTACGTCGTTTCAACTGGTTCAACTATGCGAAGTTGATTGAAAAACCAATGCACATGGCTTTGAACCCATCAGTTGGTGTTCGCGTGCGCGGGGTTATGGAAAAATGTACGTTCTGCGTACACCGTATCCAAGAAGCGAAAACAATCGCTCGCAATGACAAACGTCAGTTGAAAGACGGCGACGTTAAAACAGCCTGCCAAACTGCATGTCCTGCAGGTGGTATCGTGTTTGGTGATTTGAATGATCCAAACTCTGAAGTGGCTAAGATCTTTAAGAAGGAAGAGCGTGGTTATGCATTGCTAGAAGAATGGCATGCGAAACCTTCAGTTCGTTACCTTTCTAAGATCCGTAACAACGATAAAGAAACTGCTGGTGGCCAAGAAGGTCACGGAACTGCGAAACAAGGTGAACACTCATGATTAAGCGCAATCCATTAGTCCTTGGAAATAAGACACTGAAAGATGTGACTGACGACATCTGCGCGCCAGTGGAAAGATTCCCATCTAAAGGTTGGGTAGGTCTTTTCCTAGCAGCAAAAACGTTGTTGTTGTTCTACATCGTAATTCTTGGAACAGTTGTGGGCGTCGGTATCGGTTTGCTGGGTGTTACTCATCCAGTTTTCTGGGGTACGATGATCGTTACTTTCGTATTCTGGATCGGTATCGGTCACGCCGGTACGTTGATCTCTGCCGTATTATTCCTCTTCCGTCAGAAGTGGAGAACATCGGTTGCCAGAACTGCGGAAGCCATGACCGTATTTGCCGTAATGACGGCGGGTCTTTTCCCGTTGCTACATACAGGTCGTCCTTGGCTTGATTACTGGTTGTTCCCGTATCCGAATCAACGTGGTCCATTGTGGGTGAACTTCCGTTCGCCACTTCTTTGGGACGTTTTCGCGGTATCAACTTACGCGACTGTATCAATGGTATTCTGGTACATCGGTTTGGTTCCTGACTTTGCAACTATTAAAGACCGCGCGAAAAACAAACTTCGCCGTTCTGTTTACGGTGCTTTGTCATTGGGCTGGAGAGGTACTGCTCGTAACTGGTCACACTATGAAATGGTGTACTTGATTCTTGCAGGTCTTTCGACTCCGCTAGTTCTTTCAGTTCATACGATCGTATCGTTCGACTTCGCGGTTTCTAACTTGCCAGGTTGGCATACGACGATCTTCCCTCCATACTTCGTTGCCGGCGCGATCTTCTCTGGTTTCGCGATGGTTGTGACGTTGATGACTCTAGTACGTATTGGTTTCAAAGAATTCCAAAACTACGTAACTTTGGATCATATGGAAGTGATGAATAAGATCATCATGACAACAGGTATGCTTGTTGGTTACGCGTACGCGTCTGAGTTCTTCATCGCATGGTACTCTGGTAACCAATACGAGCGTTTCGTGTTCGTGAACCGTGCGTTCGGTCCTTACGGCTGGTCGTACTGGGTGATGGTATCTTGTAACGTTTTGATTCCACAAGTTTTCTGGTTCAAGAAAATGCGTCGTTCAATCCCAGTGATGTTTATCGTTTCTATCTTCGTAAACATCGGTATGTGGTTTGAACGTTTCGTTATCACTGTGACTTCATTGCACCGTGATTTCTTGCCGGCCAACTGGGGTATGTATCAATGGTCATGGTTCGATACGGGCGTCCTTGTCGGTTCGTTCGGTATGTTCCTGACTCTGTTCTTGTTGTATTTGCGTTTGTTCCCTGCGGTTTCTATCGCAGAAGTGAAGCCCGTATTGCATGTAGGCTACGACGATAAAGGAGGGCACCACTAATGGCTCAATATACTAAAGGTATCGCTGGTATCTGGGATGATGAAGGCATGATCTTGAAAGCCGCTCGCAAAACTCGCGAGATGGGTTTCACGAAATTTGACGCCATTTCTGCTTACCCTGTGCATGGCATGGAAGAGGCGTGTGGTATCAAAAGATCTTGGATTCCATACGTAACTTTCGTTGCAGGTCTTGTTGGTTTGACGGCAGGTCTTCTTTTGACTTGGTGGACTTCAGCAGTGAACTGGGCAGTGAATGTCGGTGGTAAACCATTCTTCTCTTTGCCTGCGTTCATTCCAATTATGTTTGAATTGACAGTTTTGTTTGCAGCTCTTTGCTCCGTAGGCGCTTTGTTCTACATTTGCAAAATCCCACGCATCGATCCTCCAGTGATTGATCCGGATTTGAGCTCACACAAATTTGCGATCTTCATTCCACAAAACGATACTGGATATGACGAAGCAAGAATTGAGAAAATGTTCAAAGAGCTTGGCGCTCTTGAAGTGAAGAAAACGGAGTACTAGAATGAGAAGCATCGTGAATATCTCCATGGGTGTAGCGGCGGCAGGCCTAGCAGCTCTAGCATTGTCTAGCTGCGGTCCTCGCGGTAACAACCCGAACGTTGAAATCATTCAAGACATGATGGAATCTCCAGCGATCAAAGCGCAGGAGTATGATGAAACTTCTCCGCACCATAGCGGTATGCGCGTACCTCCAGAGCACACAGCTCCAGTAGGTTTCGAACCATACAGATATGCAACGGATCCAGAAGGTGCTGCTAAGAATTTGAAAAATCCACTAGCAGGCAAAATGGATGAAGAGACTCTAATGACAGGCCAAAAATACTACGAGACAAACTGCGCAGTTTGCCACGGGTATAAAGGTGAAGGCGGCGAGGCTGCGAAGTCTGTTGTCTCTGCTAAAATGGCTTTGAAACCACCTGCATTGTTGACTGATAAAATTAAAGGCTGGCCAGATGGACACGTTTACCACGTGATCACTATGGGCCAAGGTGTGATGGGTCCTTACGCATCTCACATTCCACAAAAATATCGTTGGCAAGTTGTTAACTACATTCGCTTCCTAGAGAAGCGTGATGGCAAATAGGAATTGGTATGGGCGATCATAATCACACAAACCTCCATGTCTCTAAATTTGAAGCTCCAGCAAAACTTAAAACTTTGAGTTTTGCTTTGGTAGCAATCGGTGTTTTGACTTTCATCATCGGTTTGATGAAAAACCAAGACCGTCTTTGGACTTCTTACCTAGTCGCATTCTTCTTCTTCTCTTCATTGGGTTTGAGCGGTTTGTTCTGGGTTGCAATCAACAATACAGCTAAAGCAGGTTGGTCAGTAACGATCCGCCGTTTTGCTGAAGCAACGACAGCGTTCATCCCTTGGATTTTCGTTGGCGGTTTGGTTCTGTTGATTGGTTTCAAAAAACTTTATTTGTGGGCTGATCCAGCTGTGGTTGCTTCAAACCCAGTTGT containing:
- the nrfD gene encoding NrfD/PsrC family molybdoenzyme membrane anchor subunit — translated: MIKRNPLVLGNKTLKDVTDDICAPVERFPSKGWVGLFLAAKTLLLFYIVILGTVVGVGIGLLGVTHPVFWGTMIVTFVFWIGIGHAGTLISAVLFLFRQKWRTSVARTAEAMTVFAVMTAGLFPLLHTGRPWLDYWLFPYPNQRGPLWVNFRSPLLWDVFAVSTYATVSMVFWYIGLVPDFATIKDRAKNKLRRSVYGALSLGWRGTARNWSHYEMVYLILAGLSTPLVLSVHTIVSFDFAVSNLPGWHTTIFPPYFVAGAIFSGFAMVVTLMTLVRIGFKEFQNYVTLDHMEVMNKIIMTTGMLVGYAYASEFFIAWYSGNQYERFVFVNRAFGPYGWSYWVMVSCNVLIPQVFWFKKMRRSIPVMFIVSIFVNIGMWFERFVITVTSLHRDFLPANWGMYQWSWFDTGVLVGSFGMFLTLFLLYLRLFPAVSIAEVKPVLHVGYDDKGGHH
- a CDS encoding cytochrome c translates to MRSIVNISMGVAAAGLAALALSSCGPRGNNPNVEIIQDMMESPAIKAQEYDETSPHHSGMRVPPEHTAPVGFEPYRYATDPEGAAKNLKNPLAGKMDEETLMTGQKYYETNCAVCHGYKGEGGEAAKSVVSAKMALKPPALLTDKIKGWPDGHVYHVITMGQGVMGPYASHIPQKYRWQVVNYIRFLEKRDGK
- a CDS encoding DUF3341 domain-containing protein, translating into MAQYTKGIAGIWDDEGMILKAARKTREMGFTKFDAISAYPVHGMEEACGIKRSWIPYVTFVAGLVGLTAGLLLTWWTSAVNWAVNVGGKPFFSLPAFIPIMFELTVLFAALCSVGALFYICKIPRIDPPVIDPDLSSHKFAIFIPQNDTGYDEARIEKMFKELGALEVKKTEY